Proteins encoded together in one Astatotilapia calliptera chromosome 7, fAstCal1.2, whole genome shotgun sequence window:
- the LOC113025856 gene encoding ubiquitin-conjugating enzyme E2 G1-like isoform X1, which produces MTGQSSLLLRKQLSELIKNPVDGFSAGLVDDDNIYQWEVVVIGPQDTLYEGGFFKAILTFPRDYPLKPPKMKFATEIWHPNVAKNGEVCISILHEPGEDKYGYEKPEERWLPIHTVETIMISVISMLADPNVDSPANVDAASGEKILQEFLRKRWRVVYGKAKTLLLTKASV; this is translated from the exons ATGACGGGACAGTCTTCGTTGTTATTGCGTAAACAATTATCAG AACTGATCAAGAACCCAGTGGACGGCTTTTCTGCCGGGCTCGTGGACGATGATAACATCTATCAATGGGAAGTGGTCGTTATTGGACCTCAAGACACATTATA TGAAGGAGGTTTCTTCAAAGCTATCTTAACATTTCCTCGCGACTATCCTTTGAAGCCTCCTAAGATGAAGTTCGCCACTGAAATCTGGCATCCAAATG TGGCAAAAAATGGCGAAGTTTGCATTTCCATTCTGCACGAACCTGGTGAGGACAAGTACGGCTACGAGAAGCCTGAGGAGCGCTGGCTACCGATCCATACAGTGGAGACCATCATGATCAGTGTCATCTCCATGCTGGCAGATCCCAATGTAGATTCTCCTGCCAATGTGGATGCAGCT AGTGGAGAGAAGATCCTACAGgaatttttaagaaaaaggtGGCGCGTTGTGTACGGAAAAGCCAAGACACTGCTTTTGACTAAGGCGTCAGTCTGA
- the LOC113025859 gene encoding ubiquitin-conjugating enzyme E2 G1-like isoform X1 produces the protein MTGQSSLLLRKQLSELIKNPVDGFSAGLVDDDNIYQWEVVVIGPQDTLYEGGFFKAILTFPRDYPLKPPKMKFATEIWHPNVAKNGEVCISILHEPGEDKYGYEKPEERWLPIHTVETIMISVISMLADPNVDSPANVDAASGEKILQEFLRKRWRVVYGKAKTLLLTKASV, from the exons ATGACAGGACAGTCTTCGTTGTTATTGCGTAAACAATTATCAG AACTGATCAAGAACCCAGTGGACGGCTTTTCTGCCGGGCTCGTGGACGATGATAACATCTATCAATGGGAAGTGGTCGTTATTGGACCTCAAGACACATTATA TGAAGGAGGTTTCTTCAAAGCTATCTTAACATTTCCTCGCGACTATCCTTTGAAGCCTCCTAAGATGAAGTTCGCCACTGAAATCTGGCATCCAAATG TGGCAAAAAATGGCGAAGTTTGCATTTCCATTCTGCACGAACCTGGTGAGGACAAGTACGGCTACGAGAAGCCTGAGGAGCGCTGGCTACCGATCCATACAGTGGAGACCATCATGATCAGTGTCATCTCCATGCTGGCAGATCCCAATGTAGATTCTCCTGCCAATGTGGATGCAGCT AGTGGAGAGAAGATCCTACAGgaatttttaagaaaaaggtGGCGCGTTGTGTACGGAAAAGCCAAGACACTGCTTTTGACTAAGGCGTCAGTCTGA
- the LOC113025856 gene encoding ubiquitin-conjugating enzyme E2 G1-like isoform X2 — protein sequence MTGQSSLLLRKQLSELIKNPVDGFSAGLVDDDNIYQWEVVVIGPQDTLYEGGFFKAILTFPRDYPLKPPKMKFATEIWHPNVAKNGEVCISILHEPGEDKYGYEKPEERWLPIHTVETIMISVISMLADPNVDSPANVDAAKEWREDPTGIFKKKVARCVRKSQDTAFD from the exons ATGACGGGACAGTCTTCGTTGTTATTGCGTAAACAATTATCAG AACTGATCAAGAACCCAGTGGACGGCTTTTCTGCCGGGCTCGTGGACGATGATAACATCTATCAATGGGAAGTGGTCGTTATTGGACCTCAAGACACATTATA TGAAGGAGGTTTCTTCAAAGCTATCTTAACATTTCCTCGCGACTATCCTTTGAAGCCTCCTAAGATGAAGTTCGCCACTGAAATCTGGCATCCAAATG TGGCAAAAAATGGCGAAGTTTGCATTTCCATTCTGCACGAACCTGGTGAGGACAAGTACGGCTACGAGAAGCCTGAGGAGCGCTGGCTACCGATCCATACAGTGGAGACCATCATGATCAGTGTCATCTCCATGCTGGCAGATCCCAATGTAGATTCTCCTGCCAATGTGGATGCAGCT AAAGAGTGGAGAGAAGATCCTACAGgaatttttaagaaaaaggtGGCGCGTTGTGTACGGAAAAGCCAAGACACTGCTTTTGACTAA
- the LOC113025859 gene encoding ubiquitin-conjugating enzyme E2 G1-like isoform X2 — protein MTGQSSLLLRKQLSELIKNPVDGFSAGLVDDDNIYQWEVVVIGPQDTLYEGGFFKAILTFPRDYPLKPPKMKFATEIWHPNVAKNGEVCISILHEPGEDKYGYEKPEERWLPIHTVETIMISVISMLADPNVDSPANVDAAKEWREDPTGIFKKKVARCVRKSQDTAFD, from the exons ATGACAGGACAGTCTTCGTTGTTATTGCGTAAACAATTATCAG AACTGATCAAGAACCCAGTGGACGGCTTTTCTGCCGGGCTCGTGGACGATGATAACATCTATCAATGGGAAGTGGTCGTTATTGGACCTCAAGACACATTATA TGAAGGAGGTTTCTTCAAAGCTATCTTAACATTTCCTCGCGACTATCCTTTGAAGCCTCCTAAGATGAAGTTCGCCACTGAAATCTGGCATCCAAATG TGGCAAAAAATGGCGAAGTTTGCATTTCCATTCTGCACGAACCTGGTGAGGACAAGTACGGCTACGAGAAGCCTGAGGAGCGCTGGCTACCGATCCATACAGTGGAGACCATCATGATCAGTGTCATCTCCATGCTGGCAGATCCCAATGTAGATTCTCCTGCCAATGTGGATGCAGCT AAAGAGTGGAGAGAAGATCCTACAGgaatttttaagaaaaaggtGGCGCGTTGTGTACGGAAAAGCCAAGACACTGCTTTTGACTAA